The Winogradskyella schleiferi genome has a window encoding:
- a CDS encoding alkane 1-monooxygenase, with the protein MKDLKYLAAFTIPLVCFLGLTLRGYWVWATPFYAFVCIPILELIFPIDTNNLKPDEVESKLKIKLFDWLLYLNLPIVFSLVIYSLFTVSNVALLTYEFVGIIFSVGIVLGVNGINVAHELGHRQATNERFLGKALLLPAFYMHFYIEHNFGHHLHAATPEDPATARYNQNVYSFWFTSTFRQYVNAWKIQLKLLKNRESRFLSIYNDLFWYSIFQIGYVIAIALLFGTSALLFAVCAGIVGFVLLETVNYIEHYGLLRLKTKSGRYERVKEMHSWNSNHVIGRIVLYELTRHSDHHYKSSKKYQVLDCHSESPQMPFGYPTSMVLAMIPPLWFKIMNKRVPRKMIVE; encoded by the coding sequence ATGAAAGATTTAAAATACTTAGCAGCATTCACAATTCCTTTAGTTTGTTTTTTAGGATTAACACTCAGAGGCTATTGGGTTTGGGCAACACCATTTTATGCGTTTGTTTGTATTCCCATTTTAGAACTTATTTTTCCAATAGATACCAATAATTTGAAACCTGATGAAGTTGAAAGTAAATTAAAAATTAAGTTGTTTGACTGGTTGCTGTATTTGAATCTTCCAATTGTTTTTAGTTTGGTTATTTATAGTCTTTTTACAGTTTCAAACGTAGCACTGCTAACTTACGAATTTGTCGGTATCATTTTTTCCGTTGGTATTGTTTTGGGTGTTAATGGCATTAATGTCGCTCACGAACTCGGGCACAGACAAGCTACAAACGAACGCTTTTTGGGTAAAGCACTACTTCTACCCGCTTTTTATATGCACTTTTATATTGAACATAATTTTGGTCATCATTTACATGCAGCCACTCCGGAAGATCCTGCAACGGCACGCTATAACCAAAATGTATACTCCTTTTGGTTCACCTCAACATTTCGGCAATATGTTAATGCTTGGAAAATTCAGCTTAAGTTGTTGAAAAATAGAGAATCCCGATTTCTCAGTATTTACAATGACCTATTTTGGTATTCTATCTTTCAAATAGGCTATGTAATTGCCATTGCATTACTATTCGGTACCTCTGCTTTACTATTTGCTGTTTGCGCTGGAATTGTTGGATTTGTTCTTCTCGAAACCGTTAATTATATTGAACATTATGGGTTATTAAGGTTGAAAACAAAATCAGGACGTTATGAACGTGTTAAGGAAATGCACTCTTGGAATTCTAATCACGTTATTGGGAGAATTGTGTTATATGAATTGACTCGACATAGTGATCATCATTACAAATCCTCAAAAAAATATCAAGTTTTAGATTGCCATAGCGAAAGCCCACAAATGCCTTTTGGCTATCCAACGTCTATGGTTTTGGCTATGATTCCGCCTTTATGGTTTAAGATTATGAATAAACGAGTACCAAGGAAGATGATTGTTGAATAA
- the gltX gene encoding glutamate--tRNA ligase → MSKKVRVRFAPSPTGPLHIGGVRTALFNYLFAKKQGGDFVLRIEDTDQNRYVEGAEAYIVEALNWCGISFDEGPHLTVSAGNKNGKFGPYRQSERKDLYKQYADELIANGNAYHAFDTAEQLDGHRKGHEAEGKTFIYNWHNREKGRLINSLVLPEAETKAKIDAGEDYVIRFKSPQDKTLHLTDTIRGNMTIDTNVLDDKVLFKSDGMPTYHLANIVDDHLMEITHVIRGEEWLPSLALHQLLYDAFGWEAPEFAHLPLILKPTGKGKLSKRDGDKMGFPVFPLEYTAPDGNVSIGYKEEGYFPEAVVNFLAFLGWNPGTEQEIFSLEQLVSDFDLARVNKAGARFDPDKTKWFNHHYMQQQLDLDLAAQFKAIRPELADFDINYIALVVGLIKERATFVQDFWELSHFFFTAPTSYDEKASKKALKDETPALLQEVIRIVTITKEFTVQNLQAKIKGWITDNNIGFGKVMMPLRLALVGALQGPDVFDIMFMIGKAETVQRIERLIKEK, encoded by the coding sequence ATGTCTAAAAAAGTACGTGTGCGATTTGCACCAAGTCCAACAGGACCATTACATATTGGTGGTGTGAGAACCGCTTTATTCAACTATTTATTTGCCAAAAAACAGGGTGGCGATTTCGTGCTTCGTATTGAAGATACAGACCAAAACCGTTATGTTGAAGGTGCAGAAGCTTATATTGTTGAAGCATTAAATTGGTGTGGCATTTCCTTCGATGAAGGCCCGCATTTGACTGTCAGTGCAGGCAATAAGAACGGAAAATTCGGTCCTTACCGACAAAGCGAACGCAAAGATTTATATAAACAATATGCGGACGAATTAATTGCCAATGGCAACGCTTATCATGCTTTTGATACGGCTGAGCAATTAGATGGACACAGAAAAGGCCACGAAGCCGAAGGCAAAACCTTCATCTACAACTGGCATAACCGTGAAAAAGGCCGTTTGATTAATTCTTTGGTTTTGCCTGAAGCGGAAACGAAAGCTAAAATTGATGCTGGTGAGGACTATGTGATTCGTTTTAAATCACCTCAAGATAAAACCTTGCATCTTACGGATACTATCCGTGGCAATATGACCATTGATACCAATGTATTGGACGATAAAGTTCTCTTTAAAAGCGATGGTATGCCAACCTATCATTTGGCGAATATTGTAGATGACCATCTAATGGAAATCACGCATGTGATTCGTGGTGAAGAATGGTTACCATCTTTAGCCTTACATCAATTATTATATGATGCCTTTGGTTGGGAAGCACCTGAATTTGCACATTTACCGTTGATTTTAAAACCAACAGGAAAAGGAAAACTTAGCAAACGTGATGGCGACAAAATGGGCTTTCCTGTTTTTCCTTTAGAATATACAGCTCCAGATGGTAATGTATCTATAGGTTATAAGGAAGAAGGTTATTTTCCTGAAGCTGTTGTCAATTTCTTGGCGTTTTTAGGTTGGAATCCTGGTACGGAACAAGAAATTTTCAGCTTAGAACAATTGGTTTCGGATTTTGATTTAGCACGCGTAAATAAAGCAGGTGCGCGATTTGATCCAGATAAAACCAAGTGGTTCAATCATCATTATATGCAACAACAGCTAGATTTGGATTTGGCTGCACAATTTAAAGCGATTCGACCAGAATTGGCGGACTTTGATATCAATTATATCGCTTTAGTGGTTGGTTTAATAAAGGAACGCGCCACATTTGTTCAGGATTTTTGGGAATTGAGTCACTTCTTTTTTACAGCGCCAACGTCTTATGACGAAAAAGCGTCTAAAAAAGCTTTGAAGGATGAAACTCCCGCACTTCTTCAAGAAGTAATTCGCATTGTTACAATAACAAAGGAATTTACGGTTCAAAATTTACAAGCTAAAATTAAAGGTTGGATTACTGATAACAATATCGGATTTGGTAAAGTAATGATGCCATTACGTTTGGCTCTGGTTGGTGCTTTACAAGGACCTGATGTTTTTGATATAATGTTTATGATTGGGAAGGCTGAAACGGTTCAGCGTATTGAGAGATTGATTAAAGAGAAATAA
- a CDS encoding SGNH/GDSL hydrolase family protein — protein sequence MKSYFFILVILLCFCTSCKNEKKADTNSIEKELPLHNKRVLILGNSITQHGGYVDFMEYYLRTHYPDNQLDIISIGLSGETISGTSESGRDFPRPNVRKRLDSALHIIKPEVVLACYGMNDGNYHPLDSLRFEAYKKGILELKTKVETHGAQLILMTPTVFDPNPIENRVSKAGEPYEYWHPYYKYNDVLTVYSNWLLNLETEALHVVNLHHHLDSILTTMKRIKSDSTFVPDGVHPNKIGHFYMAKKILNDIYPEITIENPNLEIERLKDNSLYELIRKRRELRSEGWRNYVGYTKNGDTIKSDDISSVKAEVELLDDEIHSLTIRLPRPSSSQ from the coding sequence ATGAAGTCATATTTTTTTATTCTAGTGATTCTTCTTTGCTTTTGCACTTCATGTAAAAATGAAAAAAAAGCAGATACAAATTCAATTGAAAAAGAATTGCCTTTACACAATAAACGTGTATTGATTTTAGGCAATAGTATCACACAACATGGTGGTTATGTGGACTTTATGGAATATTATTTAAGAACACACTATCCTGATAATCAATTAGATATTATCAGTATTGGTTTATCTGGTGAAACTATTTCTGGAACTTCGGAATCTGGTCGTGATTTTCCTAGACCAAATGTTAGAAAACGATTAGACAGTGCTTTACACATCATAAAACCAGAAGTAGTTTTGGCGTGTTATGGTATGAATGATGGCAACTACCATCCACTGGATAGTTTAAGGTTTGAAGCCTACAAAAAGGGGATTTTAGAATTGAAAACCAAGGTTGAAACGCATGGTGCTCAACTTATTTTGATGACTCCGACGGTTTTTGACCCTAATCCAATTGAAAATCGTGTGTCGAAAGCAGGTGAACCTTATGAATATTGGCATCCTTATTATAAATATAATGACGTATTAACCGTTTATTCAAATTGGTTGTTGAATCTAGAAACAGAAGCATTACATGTCGTGAATTTACACCATCATCTGGATTCTATTTTGACAACTATGAAGCGTATAAAATCAGATTCCACGTTTGTGCCAGATGGTGTTCATCCCAACAAAATAGGACATTTCTATATGGCTAAAAAGATTCTAAATGATATATATCCTGAAATTACCATTGAAAATCCTAATTTGGAAATTGAACGTTTAAAAGACAATTCACTTTATGAGTTAATACGTAAACGACGTGAATTGCGCTCTGAGGGTTGGCGTAATTATGTTGGTTATACTAAAAATGGTGACACTATAAAATCTGATGATATTTCATCGGTTAAAGCGGAAGTGGAATTGTTGGATGATGAAATTCATTCGTTAACAATAAGATTGCCGCGTCCTTCGTCCTCGCAATGA
- a CDS encoding SPFH domain-containing protein, translating into MGNFILVPILIFGLVILASSFFLVKQQTAAIIERFGKFQSIRHSGLQMKIPLVDKVAGRLSLKIQQLDVIIETKTLDDVFVKLKVSVQYKVVTERVYDAFYKLDYPHEQITSYVFDVVRAEVPKMKLDDVFVKKDDIALAVKAELNDAMMDYGFDIIRTLVTDIDPDPQVKIAMNRINAADREKTAAQYEGDAQRILIVEKAKAEAESKRLQGQGIADQRREIARGLEESVDVLNRVGINSQEASALIVVTQHYDTLQAIGQETNSNLILLPNSPQAGSQMLNDMVASFTASNQIGEAMKAQKNKKKDDE; encoded by the coding sequence ATGGGTAATTTTATCTTAGTTCCTATTCTAATTTTTGGATTAGTCATATTAGCTTCATCCTTTTTTTTAGTGAAACAACAAACCGCAGCGATTATAGAGCGTTTCGGTAAATTTCAAAGCATTAGACATTCTGGCTTACAAATGAAAATCCCTCTAGTAGATAAGGTTGCTGGTCGATTGAGTTTAAAAATTCAACAATTGGATGTTATCATAGAAACCAAAACTTTGGATGATGTATTTGTAAAACTGAAAGTTTCTGTGCAGTATAAAGTCGTTACAGAACGTGTATATGATGCCTTCTATAAATTAGATTATCCGCATGAACAAATTACAAGTTATGTATTTGATGTGGTACGTGCCGAAGTGCCAAAAATGAAATTAGACGATGTTTTTGTAAAAAAAGATGATATTGCATTAGCCGTAAAAGCAGAATTAAATGATGCCATGATGGATTATGGCTTTGATATTATTAGAACTTTAGTTACTGATATTGACCCAGATCCTCAAGTAAAAATAGCTATGAACCGGATAAATGCGGCAGATAGAGAAAAAACAGCGGCTCAGTATGAAGGTGATGCGCAACGTATTTTAATTGTTGAAAAAGCAAAAGCGGAAGCCGAAAGTAAGCGTTTACAAGGACAAGGTATTGCAGATCAACGACGCGAGATTGCTCGAGGATTGGAAGAATCCGTGGATGTTTTAAATAGAGTTGGTATTAACTCCCAGGAAGCTTCTGCATTAATCGTTGTTACCCAACATTACGATACCTTACAAGCTATTGGACAAGAAACCAATAGTAATTTGATTTTATTACCGAATTCGCCACAAGCAGGTAGTCAGATGCTCAACGATATGGTCGCTAGTTTTACAGCTAGTAACCAGATTGGTGAAGCTATGAAAGCTCAAAAAAATAAAAAAAAGGACGATGAATAG
- a CDS encoding IS3 family transposase, with translation MPNQKWATDITEFKVFKDKLYLSPIIDLYNGEIISYELSEKPNFKQVVSMLKKAFKETPGQTELILHSDQGWQYQMKQYQRLLQEKGITQSMSRKGNCLDNAVIENFFGIIKSELFYLNKYKSISQLKTDIKEYIDYYNRDRIKLNLKGMSPIEYRTHHYQNKL, from the coding sequence TTGCCCAATCAAAAATGGGCAACTGATATTACTGAATTTAAAGTCTTTAAAGATAAGCTATACCTGTCGCCAATAATTGATCTGTACAATGGAGAAATAATAAGTTATGAACTCTCTGAAAAACCTAATTTTAAACAGGTAGTGTCAATGCTCAAAAAGGCTTTTAAAGAGACTCCTGGCCAGACCGAATTAATATTACATTCAGATCAAGGTTGGCAATATCAAATGAAGCAATACCAAAGATTATTACAAGAAAAAGGGATCACCCAAAGTATGTCTCGTAAAGGAAATTGCTTAGACAATGCAGTAATAGAAAATTTCTTTGGAATTATAAAATCTGAATTGTTTTACTTGAATAAATACAAATCCATATCCCAGTTAAAAACTGATATAAAGGAGTATATAGATTATTATAACAGGGACAGGATTAAACTAAATTTAAAAGGAATGAGCCCGATAGAGTATCGAACTCATCATTATCAAAATAAATTATAA
- a CDS encoding IS3 family transposase, whose protein sequence is MARSSYYYHRKRNNLEDKYKEIKQLISKVYHRHKGRYGYRRITLEINKRGFVINHKTILKLMGELGLKSRIRAKRYKSYKGQIGETAPNILQRNFKTICPIKNGQLILLNLKSLKISYTCRQ, encoded by the coding sequence ATGGCAAGAAGCAGTTATTATTATCATCGAAAAAGAAATAATCTAGAAGATAAATATAAAGAGATAAAGCAACTAATCAGCAAGGTTTATCATCGTCATAAAGGCAGGTACGGTTATAGAAGAATAACTCTAGAGATCAATAAGAGAGGTTTTGTGATCAATCACAAGACCATACTCAAGCTAATGGGAGAACTAGGTTTAAAAAGCCGTATAAGAGCTAAAAGATATAAATCTTATAAGGGGCAAATTGGTGAAACGGCACCCAATATATTACAACGTAATTTCAAAACCATTTGCCCAATCAAAAATGGGCAACTGATATTACTGAATTTAAAGTCTTTAAAGATAAGCTATACCTGTCGCCAATAA
- a CDS encoding helix-turn-helix domain-containing protein, translating to MNLKLRCVKQVLNHHQTVEAVSELNGCHHTTLHDWIRFYEKYGKKALLPRKNKVYSLPFKIKVLEAIEEDSLSFSQACLKFNIPTKSVIMNWQKTYKKSGIKGLNNKSRGKPKSMQFKRAKKKSSKPLTREEELLIGK from the coding sequence ATGAATTTAAAACTTCGTTGCGTAAAGCAAGTTTTAAATCATCATCAAACAGTGGAAGCTGTTTCAGAATTAAATGGTTGTCATCACACAACACTTCATGATTGGATTCGTTTTTATGAGAAATATGGCAAAAAAGCGTTGTTACCAAGAAAAAACAAAGTCTACAGTTTACCTTTCAAGATCAAAGTTTTAGAAGCTATTGAAGAAGATTCGCTATCTTTTAGTCAAGCTTGTTTGAAGTTTAATATTCCTACTAAATCTGTAATTATGAATTGGCAGAAGACCTACAAAAAGTCAGGTATCAAAGGCTTAAACAATAAATCTAGGGGGAAACCAAAATCTATGCAGTTTAAGAGAGCAAAAAAGAAATCCAGCAAACCGTTAACTAGAGAGGAAGAACTTCTAATTGGAAAATGA
- a CDS encoding DUF1761 domain-containing protein yields MELPINPIAIPIAAVAALFIGALWYNPKFGFGITWMRAAGMTEERMKSGNIAVIFGLALLFAVMLSILLMQFTNHQWGAFGMVGGNPELVKNTSFDAFMAEYGNAFRTYKHGALHGAIFGVLGALPILGTIALFERKSTKYIFVNAGYWIVTLTVMGSILCGL; encoded by the coding sequence ATGGAATTACCAATTAATCCAATCGCAATTCCGATAGCAGCAGTTGCAGCTTTATTTATCGGAGCATTATGGTACAATCCAAAATTCGGATTCGGAATCACCTGGATGCGAGCCGCAGGAATGACCGAAGAACGTATGAAAAGCGGCAACATTGCTGTTATATTTGGCTTAGCATTACTTTTTGCTGTGATGTTAAGTATTTTATTAATGCAATTTACAAACCATCAATGGGGCGCTTTTGGCATGGTAGGAGGAAATCCAGAACTTGTGAAAAACACCTCTTTTGATGCTTTTATGGCAGAGTATGGCAATGCATTTAGAACTTATAAACACGGTGCACTGCATGGTGCTATATTTGGCGTACTTGGAGCGCTTCCAATTCTTGGGACTATTGCACTTTTTGAACGTAAAAGCACCAAATATATTTTTGTAAATGCTGGTTATTGGATTGTGACCTTGACCGTTATGGGAAGTATTCTTTGTGGTCTATAA
- a CDS encoding glutamine--tRNA ligase/YqeY domain fusion protein: MSEETKSLNFIEHIIEEDLENGLPKEKLRFRFPPEPNGYLHIGHTKAIGISFGLGEKYDAPVNLRFDDTNPAKEEQEYVDAIKKDIAWLGYQWENELYSSDYFQKLYDWAIMMIKDGKAYVDSQSSEAMAEQKGTPTQVGTNSPYRNRSVEENLDLFQRMKAGEFPAGTHVLRAKIDMEDPNMLMRDPIMYRIMFAHHHRTGDDWCIYPMYDWTHGESDYLEQISHSLCSLEFKPHRKLYDWFRDNVYEYSSDRLPLPPKQREFARLNLSYTIMSKRKLLRLVEEGIVSGWDDPRMPTISGLRRRGYTPNSIRKFIEKVGVAKRENVIDVSLLEFCIREDLNKTANRVMAVLDPVKVVITNYPEDKVEWLEAENNQEDESAGYRKVPFAREIYIEKEDFKEEASAKFFRLQLEGEVRLKNAYIIKANSVEKDANGNITEIHCTYDEDTSKKVKGTLHWVSIEHAITAEIREYDRLFMHESPDTDKDKDFMEYLNPKSLTIKTGYVEPSLADAKVGERFQFQRLGYFNVDDDSTPEQLVFNKTVGLRDSWAKQKPKPKNNQNKSKPQQQKRSAISVIQQLGKKYTNYSEEKQIKTKAEIQKLAKNVSYDDLEPLFGTAVKKAGTRIAVLIALKVLLKNGLQRNDAIDEFIVKAKEDKNEILVTEASEV; this comes from the coding sequence ATGTCAGAAGAAACAAAGTCACTCAATTTTATTGAGCACATCATAGAAGAAGATTTAGAAAACGGTTTACCAAAAGAAAAACTACGTTTTCGTTTTCCACCAGAACCAAATGGCTATTTGCACATCGGACATACCAAAGCCATTGGTATTAGTTTTGGGCTAGGAGAGAAGTACGATGCACCAGTGAATCTAAGATTCGATGATACCAATCCTGCTAAAGAAGAACAAGAATATGTCGATGCCATTAAAAAAGATATTGCTTGGTTAGGTTATCAATGGGAAAATGAATTGTACTCGTCCGATTATTTTCAGAAGCTGTACGATTGGGCTATTATGATGATAAAAGATGGTAAAGCTTATGTAGATTCCCAATCTTCGGAAGCTATGGCAGAGCAAAAAGGGACACCAACACAAGTAGGTACAAATAGTCCATATAGAAATCGAAGTGTTGAAGAAAATCTAGATTTATTCCAACGTATGAAAGCTGGAGAATTTCCCGCTGGTACACATGTCCTTCGTGCTAAAATAGACATGGAAGATCCAAACATGCTAATGCGAGATCCTATTATGTATCGTATTATGTTTGCACATCACCACAGAACTGGCGACGATTGGTGTATTTATCCAATGTACGATTGGACCCATGGGGAAAGTGATTATCTGGAACAAATTTCACATTCCTTATGTTCTCTGGAATTTAAGCCACACAGAAAACTTTACGATTGGTTTAGAGATAATGTTTACGAATACAGTAGTGACAGACTACCATTACCACCAAAACAAAGGGAATTTGCACGTTTAAACCTCAGTTATACCATAATGAGCAAGCGTAAGTTATTGCGCTTGGTGGAAGAAGGTATCGTTTCAGGTTGGGATGATCCACGTATGCCAACCATCTCTGGTTTGCGTCGTCGTGGTTACACACCAAATTCAATCAGAAAATTTATTGAAAAAGTTGGTGTAGCTAAACGTGAAAATGTGATTGATGTATCACTTTTAGAATTCTGCATTCGTGAGGATTTGAATAAAACAGCCAATCGTGTGATGGCCGTTTTAGATCCAGTGAAAGTTGTCATTACCAATTATCCTGAAGACAAAGTTGAATGGTTAGAAGCTGAAAATAACCAGGAAGACGAATCTGCGGGCTATAGAAAAGTGCCATTTGCAAGGGAAATTTATATTGAAAAAGAAGATTTTAAGGAAGAAGCTAGTGCTAAGTTTTTTAGGTTACAACTGGAAGGCGAAGTCCGTTTAAAAAACGCCTACATCATCAAAGCCAATAGTGTTGAAAAAGATGCTAATGGAAACATTACTGAAATCCATTGCACCTATGATGAAGACACCTCTAAAAAAGTAAAAGGAACGTTGCACTGGGTGTCGATAGAACATGCCATTACCGCCGAAATTAGGGAATATGACCGTTTATTTATGCACGAGTCGCCAGATACGGACAAGGACAAGGATTTTATGGAATATCTAAATCCCAAATCCTTAACCATCAAAACGGGTTATGTAGAACCAAGTTTGGCAGATGCCAAAGTAGGAGAGCGGTTCCAATTTCAACGCTTAGGCTATTTTAATGTTGATGATGATTCCACACCAGAACAATTGGTGTTCAACAAAACCGTGGGATTAAGAGATAGTTGGGCAAAACAAAAGCCTAAACCAAAAAATAATCAGAACAAGTCCAAGCCTCAACAACAAAAGCGATCTGCTATTAGTGTGATTCAACAATTAGGTAAGAAATACACCAACTATTCTGAAGAAAAACAAATAAAAACCAAAGCAGAAATACAAAAGCTTGCAAAAAATGTCAGTTACGACGATTTAGAGCCCTTATTTGGCACTGCAGTAAAAAAAGCAGGCACACGTATCGCTGTTTTAATTGCGTTAAAAGTGTTGCTTAAAAATGGCTTGCAACGCAATGATGCTATCGATGAATTTATAGTTAAAGCGAAGGAAGATAAAAATGAGATTTTAGTGACTGAAGCTTCTGAAGTTTAA
- a CDS encoding zinc ribbon domain-containing protein yields the protein MHYKCPKCNNTTYEVGEMRATGGTLSKIFDVQNKKFSSVTCKKCSYTEFYKAKTGALSNIFDLFTG from the coding sequence ATGCATTATAAATGTCCAAAATGCAATAATACCACATATGAAGTTGGCGAAATGAGAGCTACAGGTGGTACATTATCTAAAATATTTGACGTTCAGAATAAGAAATTTAGCTCTGTTACCTGTAAAAAATGCAGTTATACTGAGTTTTATAAGGCTAAAACTGGTGCACTTAGTAATATTTTTGATTTATTTACTGGTTAA
- the folB gene encoding dihydroneopterin aldolase: MGTIKVENIRVFANHGCLKEETAIGSDYRVDLEVKANLKTSSESDALSDTVDYVLLNRVVREEMAVPSKLLETVAKRILDRVLGEASLITKATVAVSKINPPIGGDVEMVTIKMTKKRKK; encoded by the coding sequence ATGGGAACAATAAAAGTTGAAAACATAAGAGTCTTTGCCAATCATGGTTGCTTAAAAGAAGAAACAGCGATTGGTAGTGATTATAGAGTAGATTTGGAAGTTAAGGCCAATTTAAAAACGTCTTCAGAATCTGATGCCTTGAGCGATACAGTAGATTATGTGCTACTAAATAGAGTGGTTAGGGAAGAAATGGCTGTTCCGTCTAAACTTTTGGAAACGGTTGCCAAACGTATTTTAGACCGTGTTTTGGGTGAAGCTTCTTTAATTACTAAAGCCACAGTTGCCGTGAGTAAAATTAATCCTCCCATTGGTGGTGACGTTGAGATGGTTACCATTAAAATGACCAAAAAACGAAAAAAGTAA
- a CDS encoding LysE family translocator, with amino-acid sequence MLDDILTAIPFGIILAFTIGPVFFVLLETGATKGFTSAVIFDLGVIFADIVFIFVIFLSTDTLLDKIKDDPKLLVFGGVLLIVYGLISFIKTSKSFRSIVREHHSIELPKKDYGKLFVKGFLLNFINIGVLLGWLGFIVIGTSITNSENGVLIFISTMLISYFLTDLVKIAAAKRLRSKLTPRRIFKTKKIVALVILIFGIFLLVQGLFPTVYEKSIEQIERVNPID; translated from the coding sequence ATGTTAGATGATATCTTAACAGCGATTCCGTTCGGAATTATTTTAGCTTTTACCATTGGTCCTGTTTTTTTTGTGTTATTGGAAACAGGTGCGACCAAAGGTTTTACTAGTGCTGTTATATTCGATTTGGGTGTTATTTTCGCCGACATTGTTTTTATCTTTGTCATCTTTTTAAGTACAGACACGCTTTTAGATAAAATAAAGGACGATCCGAAACTACTGGTTTTTGGTGGTGTTTTACTCATTGTGTATGGGCTTATTAGCTTTATAAAAACCTCAAAATCATTCCGTTCTATTGTTAGGGAACATCATAGCATAGAATTGCCAAAAAAAGACTACGGAAAACTTTTTGTAAAAGGATTTCTACTCAATTTTATCAACATTGGTGTACTCTTAGGCTGGTTGGGTTTTATAGTTATAGGAACATCCATTACAAACTCAGAAAATGGTGTACTCATCTTTATTTCAACGATGCTCATTTCCTACTTCCTAACTGATTTAGTAAAAATTGCCGCCGCAAAACGCTTACGAAGCAAATTGACACCAAGACGTATTTTTAAGACCAAGAAAATAGTGGCTTTAGTAATTTTGATTTTTGGTATTTTTCTATTGGTTCAAGGTCTTTTTCCTACGGTTTATGAAAAAAGTATTGAACAAATTGAACGGGTTAATCCTATTGATTAA
- a CDS encoding head GIN domain-containing protein: MKYLILLIALTLGYNGNAQESIEKKLGEFETVKVFDLIHVKMVSSDENKVIISGENTKNVEVVNNNGTLKIRMTLKEIFDGNHTTVTLYYVNVDVIDANEGANITVNDVIKQYEIDLSVQEGGEITADLETTYANFKAVTGGSIHVTGSSKNQDISIYTGGVFNGRDFITEKAEVSINAAGEAKVNATETVIAKVKAGGTVYIYGNPEQIDESTILGGKIKRM; the protein is encoded by the coding sequence ATGAAATATTTAATATTATTAATAGCATTGACTTTGGGTTATAATGGTAATGCCCAAGAATCCATTGAAAAAAAGCTTGGCGAATTTGAAACGGTAAAAGTGTTTGATTTGATTCACGTTAAAATGGTATCTTCTGATGAAAATAAAGTCATCATTTCCGGCGAAAACACTAAAAATGTTGAAGTTGTAAATAACAACGGCACCCTCAAAATAAGAATGACTTTAAAAGAAATTTTTGATGGAAATCATACTACAGTAACACTGTATTACGTCAATGTAGATGTCATTGATGCCAACGAAGGAGCCAATATTACCGTAAATGACGTGATTAAACAATACGAAATAGATTTAAGTGTGCAAGAAGGAGGAGAAATTACGGCAGATTTAGAAACGACTTATGCAAATTTTAAAGCTGTAACTGGAGGGTCTATCCATGTTACTGGAAGCTCAAAAAATCAGGATATTTCTATTTATACAGGTGGTGTTTTTAATGGTAGAGACTTTATTACCGAAAAAGCAGAAGTTAGTATTAATGCTGCTGGAGAAGCAAAAGTAAATGCTACCGAAACAGTGATTGCCAAAGTTAAAGCTGGTGGAACGGTATATATTTACGGTAATCCAGAGCAAATTGATGAGAGCACCATACTAGGTGGAAAAATAAAACGTATGTAA